The region ATGAGGATCTTCGTCTGAAGTATCGTTATGTTGACCTTCGTCGTCCTCAGATGGCACAGAATCTTCGTTTACGTTCTGACTTTGCGTTTGCACTTCGCGAGGCATTCCATAAACGTGACTTTACCGAGGTAGAAACTCCAGCGCTGTTTAAATCTACCCCTGAGGGAGCTCGTGACTTTCTGGTTCCATCCAGAATGCAGGGTGGAAACTTCTATGCACTACCACAGTCTCCACAGCTGTTGAAGCAGCTGCTGATGATTGGTGGTGTTGAGCGCTACTATCAGATTACTAAATGCTTCCGTGATGAGGACTTACGTGCGGATAGGCAGCCTGAATTTACACAGGTTGATATGGAAATGTCCTTTGTTCGTGAAGATGATGTTATGTCAGAGCTCGAGGATATTCTCGGCGATGCATTTGCAAAGATGGGCATTGAGTTTCCAACTCCACTGCGTAAGATTCAGTACTGGGACGCTATGGATACCTATGGCTCCGATAAGCCAGATACTCGTATTGGCATGGAACTCCATGATGTTTCTGGCGTCTTTGCGCAGTCTGGATTTAAGCTCTTTAGCTCTGCTGCAAATACCGAGGGCCAGTTTGTAAAGGCAATTAACGTTAAGGGAGCGGGTACATGGCCTCGTTCCCAAGTAGATAAACTTGCTGAGGTTGCAGCAGGCTTTGGTGCCAAGGGCCTTGCATGGGTTGCTTTCAAGGAAGACGGCTCCGTTGGTGGTCCAATCACAAAGTTCTTCTCGCCAGAAGAGCTTGAGGCTCTGCGTGCAGAGATGTCTGCTGAACCAAAAGACTTGATTCTGTTTGCAGTTGGCGGACGTCTTGAAACTGATGAGATTCTTGGTGGTATGCGCCTACATATGGCCAGGGTACTTGAGGTACCGCGAGAAGGTCATGATTTCCTCTGGGTTGTTAATTTTCCGCTGTTCCACTGGGATGAAGAGACTCAGTCGTATGCTTCTGAGCACCAGCCTTTTACACTTCCTCGTGAGGAAGAGCTTGACCTTCTGGATACTAATCCTTTGGCTATGGGTTCGTATACGTATGATTTTGTTATGGACGGCTTTGAAGCTGGTGGCGGCGGAATGCGTATCCATAATGCTGACTTGCAGCTTAAAATTCTTGAGAAGCTTGGTTTTACTGAAGAGCGTGCAAAGGCTCAGTTTGGCTTCTTGATGGAGGCTTTAACGTTTGGTGCTCCTCCAATGGGTGGTTTTGCCCTTGGTCTTGACCGAGTATGTATGCTTTTGACAGGATCTGATTCCATCCGTGATGTCATGGCCTTTCCAAAGACTACCTCTGGTTCTGATTTGATGTCTAGTGCTCCTTCGCCTGTTTCTAACGAACAGCTTAAGGAGGTTTCGCTTCAAACGCTTCCAAAGGAGGCATAAGTGAACTAAGCAACGCAAGATAGTAAGGTACATGGTGTTTTAGCAATGAATGATGTTTCTGTAAAAGAAAATAGCCCATCTGCTCGCGCTGAGTTAAAGGTTATCTTGGATCATTTTGGCGCGTATAAAAAGGATTTTGTCATGTCGGGACTCTGTGTATTCACAGAGTCCCTGCTTGAATTGATGATTCCTATACTCATGGCCCAGATTGTTGATCAGGGTATTTTGCAAGGTAACCTTCAGATTGTTTTTGTAAACGGTATTGTGATGGTTGTTTTTGCTCTTCTCGCCATGCTTGCTGGTATTGGTTATGCGCGTTACTCAGCAAAAGCGGCTATGGGACTAGGTGCT is a window of Lancefieldella parvula DSM 20469 DNA encoding:
- the aspS gene encoding aspartate--tRNA ligase, with the protein product MDCSAQITPNYSAHAAVDQHSMHTHTCGELRAEHIGQTVTLTGWVWRRRDFGGLIFVDLRDREGLTQILFDPDVNADVFATAETIRPEWPVLITGTVQHRSEGQTNEALVTGEVEVLASKIDVLNTSAVPPFQIENHIDVNEDLRLKYRYVDLRRPQMAQNLRLRSDFAFALREAFHKRDFTEVETPALFKSTPEGARDFLVPSRMQGGNFYALPQSPQLLKQLLMIGGVERYYQITKCFRDEDLRADRQPEFTQVDMEMSFVREDDVMSELEDILGDAFAKMGIEFPTPLRKIQYWDAMDTYGSDKPDTRIGMELHDVSGVFAQSGFKLFSSAANTEGQFVKAINVKGAGTWPRSQVDKLAEVAAGFGAKGLAWVAFKEDGSVGGPITKFFSPEELEALRAEMSAEPKDLILFAVGGRLETDEILGGMRLHMARVLEVPREGHDFLWVVNFPLFHWDEETQSYASEHQPFTLPREEELDLLDTNPLAMGSYTYDFVMDGFEAGGGGMRIHNADLQLKILEKLGFTEERAKAQFGFLMEALTFGAPPMGGFALGLDRVCMLLTGSDSIRDVMAFPKTTSGSDLMSSAPSPVSNEQLKEVSLQTLPKEA